A single window of Granulicella sibirica DNA harbors:
- a CDS encoding cytochrome P460 family protein produces MKMFGKLIVAAVVVFAVLQVIRPAIPTRPATAEIQAPVEVKQILQKDCYSCHSDQRRLAWFDQIVPAYWLVRHDILTAREHLNFETIGSKPAAAQKSTLFEAVNMIQLGAMPLPQFVRLHPEARVTAEELSTLKAYLAPWSTAPAPASSEPATAAPAPIALASVPPEFNGVPFDPTFESWKPISTTDRGDNNTFRFILGNDIAIKAAQSGNITPWPDGSRFAKVAWQQETSPDGLIRPGKFIQVELMIKDANLYKSTEGWGWGRWRGFDLKPYGTDAKFVTECTTCHLPVKGDDYVYTLPMTQAKVAREEAVNNHAAALPASLPFQPLAWNAITMFVDPKTHTTATLYGNEAAIAAVQPRGGAPTPTTYPEGSVLALVTWVQREDPHWFGGRIPDSVQSVEFVQPNSQIPYRRFTGSALAEDIADPTIATHRAIFVTSLAPARLP; encoded by the coding sequence ATGAAGATGTTTGGCAAGCTGATCGTTGCCGCAGTGGTGGTATTTGCAGTCCTTCAGGTCATCCGGCCCGCAATCCCAACCCGGCCCGCCACCGCCGAGATCCAGGCTCCCGTCGAGGTCAAGCAGATCCTCCAGAAGGATTGCTATAGCTGCCACTCCGATCAGCGCCGTCTCGCCTGGTTCGATCAGATCGTCCCCGCCTACTGGCTCGTCCGCCACGACATCCTCACCGCCCGCGAGCACCTTAACTTCGAGACCATCGGCTCCAAGCCCGCCGCTGCGCAGAAAAGCACACTCTTCGAAGCCGTCAACATGATCCAGCTCGGCGCGATGCCTCTCCCGCAGTTCGTCCGCCTGCACCCCGAAGCCAGGGTGACCGCCGAAGAACTATCCACTCTCAAAGCCTACCTCGCCCCCTGGTCCACCGCCCCCGCACCCGCATCGTCTGAGCCCGCTACCGCCGCGCCTGCACCCATCGCCCTTGCCTCCGTCCCTCCTGAGTTCAACGGTGTCCCCTTCGATCCGACCTTTGAATCCTGGAAGCCAATCAGCACCACCGACCGCGGCGACAACAATACCTTCCGTTTCATCCTCGGCAATGACATCGCCATCAAGGCCGCCCAATCCGGCAACATCACCCCCTGGCCCGATGGCTCCCGCTTCGCCAAGGTCGCCTGGCAGCAGGAGACGAGCCCCGATGGCCTCATCCGTCCCGGCAAATTCATCCAGGTTGAACTCATGATCAAGGACGCCAACCTCTACAAGTCGACCGAAGGCTGGGGCTGGGGCCGCTGGCGCGGCTTCGACCTTAAGCCCTACGGCACCGACGCAAAGTTCGTCACCGAATGCACCACCTGCCATCTCCCGGTCAAGGGTGACGACTACGTCTACACCCTGCCCATGACCCAGGCCAAGGTAGCCCGCGAAGAAGCGGTGAATAACCACGCCGCCGCCCTCCCCGCCAGCCTGCCCTTCCAGCCTCTCGCCTGGAACGCCATCACCATGTTCGTCGACCCCAAAACCCACACCACTGCAACCCTCTACGGTAACGAAGCCGCAATAGCAGCCGTCCAGCCCCGAGGCGGCGCTCCCACCCCCACTACCTACCCTGAAGGATCCGTCCTCGCCCTCGTCACCTGGGTCCAGCGCGAAGACCCCCACTGGTTCGGCGGACGCATCCCCGACTCCGTCCAGTCTGTCGAGTTCGTCCAGCCCAATTCCCAAATCCCCTACCGCCGCTTCACCGGATCAGCCCTCGCCGAGGATATTGCCGACCCCACCATCGCCACCCACCGAGCCATCTTCGTAACGTCTCTAGCGCCAGCCCGGCTACCCTAG